GCCACAAGGCTTCGGGTGATGCGCAACAGGAGCAGCGGCGGCAAGGCGAAAGCCGCAGCACCCGTGGCGAGCCGCCGAGCGAACGTCGCCCCCTGCACTCGGGCGCCGGCATACGACCGGGAGTACAGGAAACGCTGCCCCGCGTACTCCAACAGCCCGAAATGCTTCTTGTGACCGACCAACAGGTTCGCACGACAGACCAGTCGAACACCGTCCGCGCGCATGGCATCATGCAGCCGGTTCTCCCATGCCCCCTGCGCCGTGATCGGCAGATAGCGCTGCAACACCGCGCGGCGGTACACGACATTGTTGCCCGGAAGCCATGCGGCCTCGCCTTCCGGCAATGGCGGCAAGCAGGCGCTGTACTCGCAGAGAAACGTCGCCCAGTCCAGCAACCGCTCGGAGGCGGCATTCTCGATGGGGCCACCCACCACATCGTGCCCTTCCGCGAGGGCGGCCAGCAGACGCTCTCCCCACTCCGGCGGCACGATTACATGGTCTTCGATCACCGCAATGGCCTCGGCCCGCGCCAGCCGGAAGGCGGCATCCCGCATTTGCGGGATGGTCGTCGCTCGCGGCACCTCATGCAGCGTGACCCAGGGAAATCGCGACCGTACCGTGGCCGCAACGTCGCCGCCAAGCCGATCCACCACCAGCACTTCAAGGGCAATTCGCGCACGCACCTCGTTCAATGCATCGCAGCAGGGCACCAGGTCGTGCAGCCCGTTGACCGAGGGCACGACCACGGTGAGGACAGGGGTCGCTTCGATGGGTTCAGCCACGGGGATCCAGGGAGGTTTGGTGGGCCGACGGCTGGCGCCAACCATGGAGGGAAAGAAAGAGCAGGCGTTCGACGACTTGCGCCACGCGAATGGACAGGGGGAACGAGGAGGACGCAAGCGTCGGCAGCTTGATGCTGCGCACGCCGGCCATCCCCGCCCCCGCCACGTCCGTCAGGTATTGATCGCCCACCATCACGACTTCGCGCACGGTACACCCAAGCGCACCGACGGCGGCGAGCACCAGCGCGCGGCTCGGCTTCCGAAGGGCATGGAAATCATCACCCCTCGCCGCCGCACGTTCGGTCGCCGACATGGAGTCGACACCCTGATGCAATTGCCGGATCCGCGTCGCACCGCCGCCATACACGCGGAGAATCGGCACCGTCGGCAGCATCTGTCCAAGCTGCGAGAACCGTGATTCAGGCGAATTCGAGACCACCACGTGCCGCAGCCACGGCAACGCCAGTAATGTCTGGAATTGCGTCTCGATGTCCGTATGGAGCCGGGAATCGTGATAGGCGGTGAGCGTTCCATCGATGTCCCAGATGATGCCGCGAATTCCCTCTCGCTCAAGGAACGGCGCGCTCAGTTGTTCCAGCGATGCCATATGCCACGTAGGGCACATGTGCCGCATGACCGTGCCCAGGCGCGGCGCCGATTGCCACAGGGTGCCCAAGAGCGACTCGCGCCGTGCCATGCGAGTCAGAGCGCGAGCTCTGGAAACGCACCTCGGCGGAGTCGGATCCCCCCGACCGCCAGCAGTGCGCCCACGTACGCCAGCGCACCAATCGGCACGCTGAGCAGCACGGAACGATCACCCAGTACCCACACGGTCAGCGCCATGATCGAAGTGGCAATACCCACACGGTAGAAGCGCCGCGGCGCGGTCATCGACAACCCGAGCCGCCACGAATAGCGTAAGGCAAGTCCGGTCCGGACCATCTCGGTGGCCAGCGTGGCTGCCGCCGCTCCCGTCATGCCCCACCGCGGGATCAGCACGATATTCAGGACCACGTTGGCGCCTGCGGCCCACAGCACCGTGCGCAACATCAGGTCCTGACGTTCAAAGGCGATGAGCACGCCCTGCCCCACGTTGCGCACCAGCGCCACGGGCACGATGACCAGCAGGATCTGCAACGGGAGTGCACTGGGCGCGTATCCCGCACCAAAGATGAACGTCACCAGACTCATGGCCACCACAATGCCACCGGCGGCAACCGGCAGGCCGCCGGCGAGTATCTGGACCGTGGCACCGTCCACGAGCGCGCGAGCCGCCATCGCATCGTGACGGACGCGCGTGAGGCTTGGAATCAGGCTCATGGTGTACGCGACGCCAAGGTTCTGGAAGAAGCTGATCAACGTATAGGCGGCCGCGTAGTAACCGACAGCCGTGCTGCCTTTGATGGCTCGCAGAAACAGGAAGTCGCTGTTGTAGATGGCCAGACCAAGCAATCCGTGCAGCACCATTGGCCAGGAACGACGCACCAAGGGCACCAGCACTGCGGGACGCATCTGCAATCGCAGCGGCCGCACCGTGGCCGGCAGCAGGCGTATCAGGAAGATGGCACCAAGCAACTCGCCCAACACCTGAGCCAGTGGGACGCGCAGCAAATCGTCGGGATGACGCACGGCCAGCAGCACGATCAACGCGGCAGTTCCCTCGCTGATCACCCGCGACCAGGAGGCATTGCCCGGTTGCTCGAGGCCCAGATGGACCCAGCGGGTGCCCATCGCGACGGTCAACAATGTCACCGCGTACACGGCCAGCACGGGCCCGTCGGGCTTGGGGACCACCGTCAACGCCACCACCAGTGTCACGGCCAGCAGCGCGATCGCCACGAGTACGCGGCCGCCGAGAATCGGCGGCAACGTCTGTGACAGGGCATCCGGGCGATCGGCCACCTCGCGCACCCCAAGCATCTCGATGCCGCAGTCGGCGACGAACGTGAGATACATCACGACGGTCATGGCGGCGACGAGCACGCCGTAGATCGACGCACCGAGTGTCCGTGCCAAGTACACCGTCGCGAAGAACGCCAGGATACGCGCCGCGGCTTCTCCGAATCCCAGCTTGAGGAAGCGAAGCCCCACCGACGAAACGGCGGACGTCACGTGCGCCGGGTGACGATGCCCGCCACTTCACCGGCCGTCCACACGGTGAGCAACAGGAGGATGGCGGGTGCGGCGCTCGCGAAGCGCCACCCTCGGCCCTTGCTCACGTGCGCGCGCGCGTGGCGCGCGAACACGGTGAACGGGATGAGCGGACCCGCCGCGGCCAGCATCAGACGTTTCGCGACACCGAGGTGACGCCCGCGAATCGCGCCGAACAGGCGGCCCCAGTGAAACCGTTCGTTCAGTAAACGCGCCAGCAGCACTGGCGCCCGCTGATGCTCCACGACCAATTCGTCCGAGAGGAAGAGCGTCTCCCCCTGTTGCTGCAGCGCCCAGTGCACCACGGGCTCCTGATAACGCTCCTGCCAGAGGTCCCGCGTCTGCTCCAATGCGCGACGCTTGTAGATGACATTGACGTCGCTCACCCAGTCGCGCGCGCCGCTCTGGAACGGTGACGAGTATCGGGTGAAGTCGCAGACGTGAATGGCCCAGCCCATGATGCCGGACGCCAACGGATCGATGGCACCGCCAATGACCGCGTACGGCAGGCGAGCATGCAGGTGTGCGGCAGTGCGCGCCCAGTCGCTTCGCGGCGCCCCGCGGTCCTCGACGATGGCGATCAGCTCACCCCGTGCCGCCCGAAGGCCAACCGCTCGGCGCCGGTCAAACAACTCGTGCTCCCCACCGGCCGACGCGATTGGCTGTTCCGTGGACACGGTGCCAAGGGGCAGAAACTGCACGGTCGGAAACACCGACTGCAACGCGGCCAGCTCCCGGACGCTCTCGTCATACGGGACAAGGATCTCCATCGGCGGCGCGTCCTCCTGTTCGACCAGCGCGCGCAGCAACCGCGGCAACGCGGCACCACCCTCGACGATCGTGACGACGACGCTCATGAGCGGCGCCGCGGACACCGTTGCGCTGGTTGCCGCCGCTGATTCGCTGCTGGCCGGACTCACCTCACCCCCACATCGAACCGAGCGGCGCCAGATGGACCGCTTCGC
The genomic region above belongs to Gemmatimonadaceae bacterium and contains:
- a CDS encoding glycosyltransferase, translating into MAEPIEATPVLTVVVPSVNGLHDLVPCCDALNEVRARIALEVLVVDRLGGDVAATVRSRFPWVTLHEVPRATTIPQMRDAAFRLARAEAIAVIEDHVIVPPEWGERLLAALAEGHDVVGGPIENAASERLLDWATFLCEYSACLPPLPEGEAAWLPGNNVVYRRAVLQRYLPITAQGAWENRLHDAMRADGVRLVCRANLLVGHKKHFGLLEYAGQRFLYSRSYAGARVQGATFARRLATGAAAFALPPLLLLRITRSLVAKGVPMGRVMATLPFISAFVVAWGLGEVVGYWLGAGNALSRVR
- a CDS encoding HAD hydrolase-like protein translates to MARRESLLGTLWQSAPRLGTVMRHMCPTWHMASLEQLSAPFLEREGIRGIIWDIDGTLTAYHDSRLHTDIETQFQTLLALPWLRHVVVSNSPESRFSQLGQMLPTVPILRVYGGGATRIRQLHQGVDSMSATERAAARGDDFHALRKPSRALVLAAVGALGCTVREVVMVGDQYLTDVAGAGMAGVRSIKLPTLASSSFPLSIRVAQVVERLLFLSLHGWRQPSAHQTSLDPRG
- a CDS encoding oligosaccharide flippase family protein; translated protein: MTSAVSSVGLRFLKLGFGEAAARILAFFATVYLARTLGASIYGVLVAAMTVVMYLTFVADCGIEMLGVREVADRPDALSQTLPPILGGRVLVAIALLAVTLVVALTVVPKPDGPVLAVYAVTLLTVAMGTRWVHLGLEQPGNASWSRVISEGTAALIVLLAVRHPDDLLRVPLAQVLGELLGAIFLIRLLPATVRPLRLQMRPAVLVPLVRRSWPMVLHGLLGLAIYNSDFLFLRAIKGSTAVGYYAAAYTLISFFQNLGVAYTMSLIPSLTRVRHDAMAARALVDGATVQILAGGLPVAAGGIVVAMSLVTFIFGAGYAPSALPLQILLVIVPVALVRNVGQGVLIAFERQDLMLRTVLWAAGANVVLNIVLIPRWGMTGAAAATLATEMVRTGLALRYSWRLGLSMTAPRRFYRVGIATSIMALTVWVLGDRSVLLSVPIGALAYVGALLAVGGIRLRRGAFPELAL